Proteins found in one Candidatus Nomurabacteria bacterium genomic segment:
- the heR gene encoding heliorhodopsin HeR, with product MSIKNLIKLNKVAFVLHLLQGILMVWLVKAVGIDASYDVTVNYLSFNPITEVLEPATTTLFAINFAWLVASFMFMSALAHLSIVTWYKKTYIADLEKGINKARWIEYSISASTMMIAIALLSGMQDLASLVMIFALVAGMNLMGLVMEVVNAGKKKPAWLSFVIGCILGIVPWIAFGIYVFAANNYSVNGVPGFVYGIYVSIFIFFNCFAINMYLQYKKIGKWSDYLYGEKVYIVLSLLVKSALAWQVYAGVFQP from the coding sequence ATTTCTATTAAGAATCTTATAAAACTCAATAAAGTTGCATTTGTATTACACCTATTGCAGGGCATTTTAATGGTATGGCTTGTAAAAGCAGTTGGCATAGACGCAAGCTATGATGTGACCGTAAACTATCTAAGCTTTAACCCTATAACAGAGGTACTCGAGCCAGCAACAACAACACTATTTGCAATAAATTTCGCTTGGTTAGTAGCCAGCTTTATGTTTATGAGCGCACTGGCACACCTTAGTATCGTAACGTGGTATAAAAAAACATACATAGCAGACCTTGAAAAGGGTATAAACAAAGCACGCTGGATAGAATATAGCATTAGCGCAAGTACTATGATGATTGCAATTGCACTCCTCAGTGGTATGCAAGATCTAGCGAGTTTAGTAATGATATTTGCGCTTGTAGCCGGCATGAACCTCATGGGCTTGGTGATGGAAGTCGTAAATGCCGGCAAAAAGAAACCAGCTTGGCTCAGTTTTGTAATTGGATGTATTTTAGGGATTGTGCCGTGGATTGCCTTTGGTATCTACGTCTTTGCTGCCAACAACTATAGCGTTAATGGCGTACCTGGGTTTGTATATGGTATCTACGTGAGTATATTTATATTCTTTAACTGCTTTGCCATTAACATGTACTTACAGTATAAAAAAATTGGCAAATGGAGCGATTATTTGTACGGCGAAAAAGTATACATTGTTTTAAGCCTACTGGTTAAATCGGCACTCGCATGGCAGGTGTACGCTGGTGTGTTTCAACCCTAA